The Streptomyces sp. DH-12 genome has a window encoding:
- a CDS encoding DUF3224 domain-containing protein, which produces MPVTETTGHFTFADWKESPVSPEGSFPRLAHATVVNAFFGGIEAEATVCDYTIAYGTAATGSFAGLELVTGRLDGRAGAFVLEERGRFDGDGTVHCAFEVVEGSGTGGLTGLRGTGAFTCRHGETKVPYTFAYEVARA; this is translated from the coding sequence ATGCCCGTCACCGAGACCACCGGCCACTTCACCTTCGCCGACTGGAAGGAGAGCCCCGTCTCGCCGGAGGGGTCCTTCCCCCGGCTCGCGCACGCCACCGTCGTCAACGCCTTCTTCGGCGGCATCGAGGCCGAGGCCACCGTCTGCGACTACACGATCGCCTACGGGACCGCCGCCACCGGCTCCTTCGCCGGACTGGAGCTCGTCACCGGCCGGCTCGACGGCCGCGCCGGCGCCTTCGTGCTGGAGGAGCGCGGCCGCTTCGACGGCGACGGCACCGTGCACTGCGCCTTCGAGGTGGTCGAGGGCTCGGGCACCGGCGGGTTGACCGGGCTGCGCGGCACGGGCGCCTTCACCTGCCGGCACGGCGAGACGAAGGTGCCGTACACCTTCGCGTACGAGGTGGCGCGCGCCTGA
- a CDS encoding aminoglycoside phosphotransferase family protein, with the protein MIDVPAELAASQAKFNKEAGRAFIAALPDLAAGFLERWELRLAGAPMHGVSALVLPVDRADGTPAVLKLQIRDHESEGEPVALRLWNGDGAVRLLDHDEPTGTMLLERLDSSRMLAHRPDVHEGVLVVARLLARLHATPAPPGMRRLGDIAASMLERTPRTLERVADPEARRLVADCAAAVREVADEPGDRLLHWDLHDENVLAADRAPWLAIDPKPLAGDPGFDLWPALANNFDPDDVLWRFDAMTEVLGLDRARARAWTYGRVLQNCLWETEEGRPLDDADLEIARRLRGRTT; encoded by the coding sequence GTGATCGACGTCCCCGCGGAACTCGCCGCGTCCCAGGCCAAGTTCAACAAGGAGGCCGGCCGGGCCTTCATCGCCGCCCTGCCGGACCTCGCCGCCGGCTTCCTGGAGCGCTGGGAGCTGCGCCTCGCCGGGGCTCCCATGCACGGCGTCAGCGCCCTGGTCCTGCCCGTCGACCGCGCCGACGGCACACCGGCGGTGCTCAAGCTCCAGATCCGCGACCACGAGAGCGAGGGCGAGCCGGTCGCCCTGCGCCTGTGGAACGGCGACGGGGCGGTCCGCCTGCTCGACCACGACGAGCCGACCGGCACGATGCTGCTGGAGCGCCTGGACTCCTCCCGGATGCTCGCCCACCGGCCGGACGTCCATGAGGGCGTCCTGGTGGTCGCGCGCCTCCTGGCCCGCCTCCACGCCACCCCGGCACCCCCCGGGATGCGCCGCCTCGGCGACATCGCCGCGTCCATGCTGGAGCGCACGCCCCGCACGCTGGAGCGTGTCGCCGACCCCGAGGCCCGCCGCCTGGTCGCCGACTGCGCCGCCGCCGTGCGCGAGGTCGCGGACGAGCCGGGCGACCGGCTGCTGCACTGGGACCTGCACGACGAGAACGTCCTCGCCGCCGACCGGGCGCCCTGGCTCGCCATCGATCCCAAGCCGCTGGCCGGCGACCCCGGCTTCGACCTGTGGCCCGCCCTGGCCAACAACTTCGACCCCGACGACGTCCTGTGGCGCTTCGACGCGATGACCGAGGTACTGGGCCTGGACCGTGCGCGGGCGCGCGCGTGGACGTACGGCCGGGTGCTGCAGAACTGCCTCTGGGAGACCGAGGAAGGCCGCCCGCTGGACGACGCGGACCTGGAGATCGCCCGCCGCCTGCGCGGCCGTACGACGTGA
- a CDS encoding zinc-binding dehydrogenase, with product MHAVRLHAHGPAENLTYERVEDPRPGPGQVRVAVRAAGVHLLDTALREGLPGPGPAPAELPTIPGREIAGVVDALGPDTPADWLGKRVVAHLGFVPGGYAELAVTDAGRLHEIPERLDFAEAVAMIGTGRTAMGIVRFAEPGPGDVVAVPAAAGGIGTLLVQYARNAGATVIGLAGGPGKTALVAAGGAHLAVDYTAPDWPARVEGHRGKVTVVYDGVGGDVARALVGLLAPGGRHVVFGWSSQGIRSDNPYLVEGVSVSVLGPEMMRRAGGPDPMRTLELRALAEAAAGRLTPAVRRFPLARAADAHRALENRATTGKVVLEP from the coding sequence ATGCACGCCGTCCGACTGCACGCCCACGGCCCGGCCGAGAACCTCACCTACGAGCGGGTGGAGGACCCGCGCCCGGGCCCCGGCCAGGTCCGCGTCGCCGTCCGGGCGGCCGGGGTGCACCTCCTCGACACGGCCCTGCGCGAGGGCCTGCCCGGACCCGGCCCGGCCCCCGCCGAACTGCCGACGATCCCCGGCCGCGAGATCGCCGGGGTGGTCGACGCGCTCGGTCCGGACACCCCCGCCGACTGGCTCGGCAAGCGGGTCGTCGCCCACCTCGGCTTCGTCCCCGGGGGTTACGCGGAACTGGCGGTGACCGACGCCGGGCGGCTGCACGAGATCCCGGAGCGCCTGGACTTCGCCGAGGCCGTCGCCATGATCGGCACGGGCCGTACGGCGATGGGGATCGTGCGGTTCGCCGAACCGGGGCCCGGCGACGTGGTGGCCGTACCGGCCGCCGCGGGCGGCATCGGCACCCTCCTCGTGCAGTACGCCCGGAACGCGGGCGCGACCGTGATCGGTCTCGCCGGCGGCCCCGGGAAGACGGCCCTGGTGGCGGCGGGCGGCGCCCACCTCGCCGTCGACTACACGGCCCCGGACTGGCCCGCGCGGGTCGAGGGCCACCGGGGCAAGGTGACCGTCGTGTACGACGGCGTGGGCGGGGACGTGGCCCGCGCCCTGGTCGGTCTGCTGGCGCCCGGCGGCCGGCACGTGGTGTTCGGCTGGTCGTCGCAGGGCATCCGCAGCGACAACCCCTATCTCGTGGAGGGCGTCTCGGTGAGCGTCCTCGGCCCCGAGATGATGCGCCGGGCCGGCGGCCCCGACCCGATGCGCACGCTCGAACTGCGCGCCCTCGCCGAGGCGGCCGCGGGCAGGCTCACCCCCGCCGTGCGGCGCTTCCCGCTCGCCCGGGCGGCCGACGCCCACCGGGCCCTGGAGAACCGGGCGACCACCGGCAAGGTCGTCCTGGAGCCGTAG